One window of the Nicotiana tabacum cultivar K326 chromosome 4, ASM71507v2, whole genome shotgun sequence genome contains the following:
- the LOC107826838 gene encoding uncharacterized protein LOC107826838, translating into MEPPAVKSPLNYPAKCFSYSPAITLTSRRQMLLRRRKLNYVRTASLALKFPPVIKECENCEVIDARVRKRKEWIHFVGVGGCGLSALAMLAVKQGYVVSGSDIMWNNAMGALREAGARVYIGHSELNLRKHNDSMPDALVVSSAICGDNVEILYAESVGIPVYKRGAWLGRITESYNLIAVGGSHGKSTTSSMLAYVLHAMGNDLTAVIGAWVPQLAERNIICGTGGNFVLEADEYDCCFLGVTPQIAVVTNIDWEHVDIFQDVEAVKTIFQKFIGQIKVGGHLILCGDSLGACSLVNKMGSDSGASSVLRNDAFQISTYGISSCNDWHPLSISPNSCGGTDYKLFHKGHHIADISLQIPGVHNVLNSLAVIATIHALFADQKKFLSSMASLQLHLQKFEGVSRRFEKIGIVRGCHIYDDYAHHPTEIQAVLQAARQRFPFQELIVVFQPHTYSRLAALKDDFATAFTNANRVMITEIYAARERNLWKISGSDLAMSVVGPPSEFIPSLIQVLEMLVDQISKDPDHETVILTLGAGDITAVGHKLLLDLQQRLL; encoded by the exons ATGGAACCGCCGGCGGTAAAATCACCGTTGAATTACCCGGCAAAATGTTTCAGTTATTCTCCAGCTATTACGCTCACAAGTCGCCGCCAAATGCTTCTTCGGCGCCGCAAATTAAATTATGTTCGAACAGCTTCCCTTGCTTTGAAATTTCCCCCAGTGATTAAGGAATGCGAAAATTGTGAAGTCATTGATGCAAGAGTGCGGAAAAGGAAGGAATGGATACACTTTGTCGGCGTCGGAGGTTGTGGTTTGTCCGCTCTCGCCATGCTTGCTGTCAAACaa GGTTATGTGGTCAGTGGTTCCGATATAATGTGGAATAATGCCATGGGCGCATTGCGAGAAGCCGGTGCCAGAGTGTATATAGGCCATTCTGAGCTTAATTTGAGAAAGCATAATGATTCGATGCCTGATGCCCTTGTTGTGTCAAGCGCGATTTGTGGAGACAATGTGGAGATTTTATATGCCGAGTCTGTTGGAATACCTGT GTACAAGCGAGGAGCTTGGTTGGGCAGGATCACTGAAAGCTACAACCTCATTGCTGTCGGTGGAAGCCATG GGAAGAGTACCACATCTAGTATGCTTGCTTATGTCTTACACGCGATGGGGAATGATCTTACAGCTGTAATTGGGGCTTGGGTACCACAG CTTGCTGAAAGAAACATCATCTGTGGAACTGGTGGCAACTTTGTATTGGAG GCTGATGAGTATGACTGTTGCTTCCTTGGAGTAACACCACAGATAGCTGTGGTAACAAATATAGATTGGGAACATGTAGACATTTTTCAAGATGTG GAAGCAGTTAAAACTATTTTCCAGAAGTTCATAGGGCAGATAAAGGTTGGAGGACATTTAATTTTATGTGGTGATAG TCTAGGTGCGTGCTCTTTGGTCAACAAAATGGGCTCAGACTCTGGTGCTAGTTCAGTTCTTCGCAATGATGCATTCCAGATTTCAACTTACGGAATTTCTAGTTGTAACGATTGGCATCCCTTATCAATATCCCCAAACTCTTGTGGCGGTACCGACTATAAGCTG TTTCACAAGGGGCATCATATTGCGGACATCAGCCTACAAATTCCTGGAGTCCACAATGTTCTTAATTCATTAGCA GTCATTGCAACTATCCATGCTCTTTTTGCGGATCAGAAAAAATTTCTTAGTTCCATGGCTTCTTTGCAGCTTCACTTGCAAAAATTTGAAGGTGTTTCCAGACGTTTTGAGAAGATAGGTATTGTACGCGGGTGCCATATTTACGATGACTACGCTCACCATCCCACCGAGATTCAAGCCGTTCTTCAGGCAGCACGCCAGAGATTTCCATTTCAAGAACTTATAGTAGTATTTCAGCCTCATACTTACAG TCGCCTAGCAGCATTGAAAGATGACTTTGCTACTGCATTCACTAATGCGAATAGGGTTATGATTACAGAG ATTTATGCAGCTAGAGAAAGAAATCTTTGGAAGATCAGTGGAAGCGATCTTGCAATGTCTGTAGTTGGCCCGCCATCTGAGTTTATCCCTTCCCTG ATACAAGTGCTGGAAATGCTGGTTGATCAGATATCCAAGGATCCCGATCATGAAACTGTCATCTTGACCTTAGGGGCAG GAGACATAACTGCGGTGGGTCATAAACTACTACTTGATTTGCAGCAGAGATTACTATAA